One genomic region from Cryptococcus gattii WM276 chromosome C, complete sequence encodes:
- a CDS encoding histone H1, putative (Similar to TIGR gene model, INSD accession AAW42420.1) yields the protein MAPVKKTAATPRKATTHPTFLSMIQECISQNKVDARKGVSRPTIKKFLADKYKLDMSSPANISNLSNAIKRGALKGQLTLPSGIAGRVKAGTKKPALVHKKSVIGKENIAPKKAVLAKKAASNETRKHAPKKASTANAAAKAVPAKKPAAKKTAPAVKKASAPKKAHIVIAKDAVAAPEKAAPKKKAVPKKAAA from the exons ATGGCCCCTGTCAAGAAGACTGCTGCTACCCCCAGGAAAGCTACCACTCATCCAACTTTCCTCTCTATGATCCAA GAGTGTATCTCCCAGAACAAAGTGGACGCTCGAAAAGGTGTCTCTCGACCTACTATCAAAAA GTTCCTCGCCGACAAGTACAAGCTCGACATGAGCTCCCCTGCCAACATCAGCAACTTGTCGAACGCCATCAAGCGTGGTGCTCTAAAGGGTCAGCTTACTCTCCCTAGCGGGATTGCTGGTCGAGTGAAGGCAGGTACTAAG AAGCCTGCTCTTGTTCACAAGAAGTCCGTAATTGGCAAGGAGAATATTGCTCCTAAGAAAGCTGTCTTGGCTAAGAAGGCCGCCAGTAACGAGACCAGAAAGCACGCCCCTAAGAAGGCTTCAACTGCTAACGCTGCCGCCAAGGCCGTTCCTGCGAAGAAGCCTGCGGCGAAGAAAACCGCTCCCGCTGTGAAGAAGGCTTCCGCCCCTAAGAAGGCTCAt ATTGTTATAGCCAAGGACGCTGTTGCTGCCCCTGAAAAGGCCGCCccgaagaagaaggctgtTCCCAAGAAGGCTGCCGCTTGA
- a CDS encoding YHM1, putative (Similar to TIGR gene model, INSD accession AAW42408.1~Putative mitochondrial carrier protein YHM1/SHM1), producing MSPPADGKLGKGESGTARILGSGASGVAELLVFHPVDTVAKRLMSNKAALHTTSLNSIIFRSAATAPIHSKFLSLFPGLGYAAGYKIAQRVYKFGGQPWFRDLIDKNGGGWFKSTFGNKWGGMLMHATAGSFTGIGEVVLLPLDVLKIKMQTNPDSIRGRGLLKLVTEEGIGSLYRGWGWTMARNAPGSFALFGGSAVTKEFLFKLSDYSSATWSQNFVASIAGAVASITVAAPLDVVKTRIQNANFGSSVGGATIIKDMIKQEGVGAFFKGLTPKILVVGPKLVFSYTLAQSLIPFFGKYV from the exons ATGTCCCCTCCCGCCGACGGCAAGCTTGGAAAAGGAGAGTCTGGTACTGCCAGGATTCTCGGCTCAGGTGCTTCAG GTGTCGCCGAGTTGCTTGTATTCCACCCTGTC GACACCGTCGCAAAACGTCTCATGTCCAACAAGGCCGCCCTCCACACCACCTCGCTCAactccatcatcttccgATCCGCCGCTACCGCCCCCATCCACTCCAAGTTCCTCTCCTTGTTCCCCGGTCTTGGGTACGCTGCCGGATACAAGATCGCCCAGAGGGTCTACAAGTTTGGTGGTCAGCCTTGGTTCAGGGATTTGATTGACAAGAATGGCGGTGGATGGTTCAAGTCTACTTTCGGGAACAAGTGGGGTGGTATGTTGATGCATGCGACTGCAGGATC GTTTACAGGTATTGGTGAGGTT GTCCTCCTCCCGCTTGACGTCCTCAAGATCAAGATGCAGACCAACCCGGACTCTATCCGAGGACGAGGTTTGCTCAAGCTTGTTACTGAAGAGGGTATCGGATCCTTGTACCGAGGATGGGGATGGACCATGGCGAGGAACGCTCCTGGCTCCTTTGCT TTGTTCGGTGGTTCAGCTGTGACCAAAGAGTTCTTGTTCAAGCTTTCCGACTACTCTTCTGCCACCTGGTCTCAGA ACTTTGTGGCTTCGATTGCCGGCGCGGTCGCTTCCATCACCGTCGCTGCGCCTCTCGACGTCGTCAAGACCCGTATCCAAAACGCCAACTTTGGATCCAGCGTCGGTGGTGCCACCATTATCAAGGACATGATCAAGCAGGAGGGTGTCGGCGCCTTCTTCAAGGGATTGACTCCCAAG ATTCTCGTTGTCGGCCCCAAGCTCGTGTTCTCATACACGCTCGCTCAAAGCCTAATCCCCTTCTTCGGCAAGTATG TGTAA
- a CDS encoding 60S ribosomal protein l5-b, putative (Similar to TIGR gene model, INSD accession AAW42426.1~60S ribosomal protein L5 (CPR4)) — protein sequence MPFVKVQKNDAYFSRYQVKPRRRREGKTDYQARRGLVSQAKNKYASPKYRLVVRITNKQVICQIVYAKLQGDVVFAHATSKELPRYGIKHGLTNWTACYATGLLVARRALTKLGLADKYEGVVEPTGELQLTEALGDDEPRPFKCYLDVGLRRTSTGARVFGAMKGASDGGIFIPHSEKRFPGYDPESKELDAEVLQKYIVGGHVAEYMESLEEEDDERFKKQFSSYLADGVGSDDIEEIYTNAYEAIREDPTFKPTEKDVAKWKAESLKYKTFKLTKEQKHERIQSKIAAYQAGKLDVEEDEE from the exons ATGCCCTTCGTCAAGGTCCAGAAGAACGACGCCTAC TTCTCTAGGTACCAGGTTAAGCCCcgaaggaggagagagggTAAGACCGACTACCAGGCGAGGAGGGGTCTCGTCTCCCAGGCCAAGAACAAGTACGCTTCCCCCAAG TACAGGCTTGTCGTTCGTATCACCAACAAGCAGGTGATCTGCCAGATCGTCTACGCCAAGCTCCAG GGTGACGTTGTCTTCGCTCATGCTACCTCCAAGGAGCTCCCCCGATACGGCATCAAGCACGGTCTCACCAACTGGACCGCTTGTTACGCTACCGGTCTCCTCGTTGCCCGACGAGCCCTCACCAAGCTCGGCCTTGCCGACAAGTACGAGGGTGTTGTTGAGCCCACTGGTGAGCTCCAGCTCACTGAGGCCCTCGGTGACGACGAGCCCCGTCCTTTCAAGTGCTACCTCGATGTCGGTCTCCGACGCACTTCCACTGGTGCCCGTGTCTTCGGTGCCATGAAGGGTGCCTCTGACGGTGGTATCTTCATCCCCCACAGCGAGAAGCGATTCCCTGGTTACGACCCCGAGTCCAAGGAGCTCGACGCCGAGGTCCTCCAAAAGTACATCGTTGGTGGCCACGTTGCCGAGTACATGGAGTCtcttgaagaggaagacgaCGAGCG ATTCAAGAAGCAGTTCTCTTCCTACCTTGCTGACGGTGTTGGATCTGACGACATTGAGGAGATCTACACCAACGCCTACGAGGCTATCCGTGAAGACCCTACCTTCAAGCCCACCGAGAAGGACGTCGCCAAATGGAAGGCCGAGTCTCTCAAGTACAAGACCTTCAAGCTCACCAAGGAGCAGAAGCACGAGCGTATCCAGTCCAAGATTGCCGCCTACCAGGCTGGCAAGCTCGATGTcgaggaggacgaggagtAA
- a CDS encoding acetyl-CoA C-acetyltransferase, putative (Similar to TIGR gene model, INSD accession AAW42410.1~Acetyl-CoA acetyltransferase (Peroxisomal acetoacetyl-CoA thiolase) (Thiolase)) — protein sequence MRTSLRLLSQNIKQARIMVNAVYIVSASRTPVGAKDGSLATVSAPQLGVVAVKHAVEKAGIKPEQVEELYMGNVVQAGVGQSPARQVGIGAGIPETTDATTINKVCASGMKAIMLATQNIQLGQRGIMVAGGMESMSQAPFLVPRQNPAFGGFETKDSLVVDGLFDVYNKVPMGNCAEHTAAKLKITREDQDDFCLSSYTRAQEAWAADAFADEIAPVTVKGRKGDVVVKEDEDYKKLLKDKFRTIRPVFVKENGTVTAANASTLNDGASAVVLASGEVVEKEGLKPLAKILGFADAACAPIDFPTAPTLAVPLALKNAGVSKDEIALWEFNEAFSVVGVAAERVLGLDRSKVNVKGGAVALGHPIGSSGCRIVVTLVHALKKGEKGVAAICNGGGAASAIVVERL from the exons ATGCGCACCTCTCTCCGTCTTTTATCACAAAATATCAAACAAGCTCGCATAATG GTCAACGCCGTGTACATCGTCTCCGCCTCCCGTACCCCCGTCGGCGCAAAGGACGGCTCCCTCGCCACCGTCTCCGCCCCGCAACTCGGTGTCGTCGCCGTCAAGCACGCCGTCGAAAAGGCCGGTATCAAGCCAGAGCAGGTCGAGGAGCTTTATATGGGTAACGTCGTCCAGGCTGGTGTTGGGCAGTCGCCCGCCAGGCAGGTCGGTATCGGTGCCGG TATCCCCGAGACGACGGATGCGACGACCATCAACAAGGTCTGTGCCAGTGGCATGAAGGCTATTATGCTTGCCACCCAAAACATCCAGCTTGGCCAGAGGGGCATCATGGTCGCCGGTGGTATGGAAAGCATGTCTCAGGCTCC CTTCCTTGTCCCCCGTCAAAACCCCGCGTTCGGCGGCTTTGAGACCAAGGACTCGCTCGTCGTCGACGGTCTCTTTGACGTGTACAACAAGGTGCCCATGGGCAACTGCGCCGAACACACCGCCGCCAAGCTCAAGATCACCCGTGAAGACCAAGACGATTTCTGTCTCTCGTCTTACACCCGTGCCCAAGAAGCCTGGGCCGCCGACGCGTTTGCCGACGAGATTGCGCCCGTCACCGTCAAGGGCCGAAAGGGAGATGTCGTCGTcaaggaggacgaggatTACAAGAAACTTTTGAAGGACAAGTTTAGGACCATTCGACCGGTGTTTGTCAAGGAAAACGGGACAGTCACCGCTGCCAACGCGTCTACCCTCAACGACGGTGCTTCCGCCGTCGTTTTGGCGTCTGGCGAGGttgttgagaaggagggtTTGAAACCTCTTGCCAAGATTCTCG GCTTCGCCGACGCCGCTTGTGCCCCCATCGACTTCCCCACCGCGCCTACCCTCGCCGTGCCCCTTGCCCTCAAGAACGCCGGTGTGTCAAAGGACGAGATCGCCCTCTGGGAATTCAACGAGGCCTTTTCCGTGGTGGGTGTCGCGGCCGAAAGGGTGCTCGGTTTGGACAGGTCCAAGGTCAACGTCAAGGGCGGTGCCGTCGCTCTCGGCCAC CCCATCGGATCTTCTGGTTGCCGAATTGTCGTGACGCTTGTGCACgctttgaagaagggtgaAAAGGGTGTGGCTGCCATCTGTAACGGTGGTGGTGCAGCGTCTGCGATTGTTGTGGAGAGGCTGTAA
- a CDS encoding uncharacterized protein (Similar to TIGR gene model, INSD accession AAW42414.1) encodes MRFTPSAVLATLFLVTSVFAQRLTTTLDVQDGDTLVISKTTNALGATITSTLSTIVSDDITTSSTSTTSAKRKTTTTPRIVGAETTTTTTPPPMRTTTYWVDTGNGYWTYYTWTAPTTTLPTVATANVPAGTVQNYNDYQSAVNSAVFSSVQEAIATSNAGARAQPVGMDSILGGWMTLILGAVGAGLGVLAL; translated from the exons ATGCGATTTACACCTTCTGCTGTCCTTGCCACCCTTTTTCTCGTGACCTCAGTCTTTGCACAGCGATTGACTACCACTCTTGATGTCCAG GATGGTGACACTCTTGTCATCTCCAAGACTACCAATGCACTAGGTGCCACCATCACATCGACTTTGAGTACCATCGTTAGTGACGATATAACCACCTCATCGACTTCCACTACGAGCGCCAAGAGGAAGACTACCACGAC TCCACGGATTGTGGGAGCGGAAACCACAACCACAACCACTCCCCCCCCTATGAGGACGACCACGTACTGGGTCGACACCGGTAATGGATATTGGACTTATTACACTTGGACTGCTCCTACTACCAC TCTTCCTACTGTTGCCACTGCCAACGTGCCAGCCGGTACTGTCCAGAACTACAACGATTATCAGTCTGCCGTCAATTCCGCCGTTTTCTCATCCGTTCAAGAAGCGATTGCCACTTCAAACGCGGGTGCACGAGCTCAGCCCGTCGGTATGGACAGCATCCTTGGAGGATGGATGACATTGATTCTCGGTGCCGTTGGTGCAGGTCTCGGCGTTCTTGCGCTCTAA
- a CDS encoding hydrolase, putative (Similar to TIGR gene model, INSD accession AAW42412.1): MAKIQATPFRLALLQLGGLTASKASNISVAAKAVASAAASSPKPQLIVLPEIWNSPYAVSSFREYSEKIPEVGSKWKSLKEGEEGETIKALREMARSSGCWLIGGSIPERDEKTDNIYNTCTVYDPEGTLVAVHQKVHLFDIDIPGKQTFKESDTLTGGSHLTTFTTPFGKIGLGICYDIRFPEMAMIAARQGCIAMIYPAAFNTTTGPMHWTLLQRARAVDNEIYVAMCSPARHPEAPYQAYGHSSVVNPVGDVVVEAGHEPTTIYADIDPELLATTRRSIPVTVQRRFDVYPDVSSSFQ, from the exons ATGGCCAAAATCCAGGCAACCCCCTTCAGACTCGCTCTTCTGCAGCTCGGTGGCCTGACTGCCTCCAAAGCCTCCAATATCTCAGTCGCTGCCAAAGCCGTCGCTTCTGCAGCTGCTTCCTCTCCCAAACCCCAGTTAATCGTTCTTCCCGAGATCTGGAATTCTCCTTATGCCGTTAGCAGCTTTAGAGAGTACAGCGAAAAGATACCCGAGGTTGGAAGCAAGTGGAAGAGCTTGAAggaaggtgaagagggAGAAACCATCAAGGCCCTCAGGGAGATGGCAAGGAGCAGTGGATGCTGGTTGATCGGCG GATCCATTCCTGAAAGAGATGAGAAGACGGACAACATCTACAACACCTGTACTGTTTATGATCCTGAAG GCACTCTTGTTGCTGTCCACCAAAAGGTTCATCTCTTCGACATTGACATTCCCGGTAAACAAACCTTCAAG GAGTCAGACACCCTCACAGGCGGTTCTCACCTTACCACATTCACCACTCCTTTCGGCAAGATTGGTCTTGGTATCTGTTACGATATC CGTTTCCCCGAGATGGCAATGATTGCCGCTCGTCAAGGCTGTATTGCCATGATCTACCCTGCAGCGTTCAACACAACCACCGGCCCCATGCATTGGACTTTGCTTCAGCGTGCTAG GGCTGTGGATAATGAGATTTATGTCGCGATGTGCTCGCCTGCTAGACATCCCGAGGCCCCCTACCAAGCT TATGGCCATTCTAGTGTTGTCAACCCCGT CGGAGATGTAGTTGTTGAGGCTGGCCATGAGCCCACCACTATCTACGCCGACATCG ACCCCGAGTTGCTCGCCACTACTAGAAGGAGTATCCCCGTTACAGTTCAAAGGAGGTTTGACGTCTATCCCGAtgtttcttcttcttttcaaTAA
- a CDS encoding uncharacterized protein (Similar to TIGR gene model, XP_569723.1), whose amino-acid sequence MPGKASHPALVWPRTDGEKSRWPQTSPPKANDWYFEEVPENDPKYQLYEHKAAEGIVRFLGLKIDATKQRIPLPEGYKIYAHRKKQPDGSLRTDYYVFGSSNAPRFRSTREFEPHAVWLFDTSKSILDHSQCGCPYSKAGKRIKARQSLPAAPKRPLPSASSSPAQISAKRPKTDGDDTDREKEKAEGKEKGKKKERVAPASEPRLKAARIVQETKLKDQVHEQEELGEDIQDPDNEGTIPSIVPDRAAELTQNRRFRKGELVWYKIDTILPSDQLPESNDVRPLTHWPGLVSNVELTVRTVDPPARSSKMAQMIVQFYAYHIRPLGIFSPYDEVIMDPKDMIPWLGGDQLNGGPRAYDAVGQQAMHALRQHAQKQAEEMKKQGKGPKEMEMILKEPPGWRTRWGKKIKFSEMKDWDMVVTKFAFALRVAGIIGKCWTLTDRIEPLEDDPDLSDEDLKALKAGKKIFYQGLFWGGERIWLEDMVRLKANRKIYAQNQNFPPPSEGAFERAVTLRISKIEIERNSNSRSVTFNCMLYGDLYEIAKLSEDEMTDPESGYLNVLTGDEGSGQIPAVFGYHAPEGYAYRQLNPEDSETMCEISDLAGRIHPDFLDADKQNWYMDPKRREETAGRLEPNNHPYAIMGLRPGSEAACHGTMTWKRDLIQIVQDSSLRVEEDMMFFYVKSIREVLGLPVPGKGSKETGDKEVGVGENDTKSAS is encoded by the exons ATGCCAGGGAAAGCGTCCCATCCAGCACTTGTATGGCCCCGTACAGACGGCGAAAAATCCCGCTGGCCTCAGACATCACCACCTAAGGCAAATGACTGGTATTTCGAGGAAGTCCCTGAAAATGATCCAAAATATCAATTGTATGAGCACAAGGCAGCGGAAGGGATTGTCAGGTTTTTAGGCCTCAAAATTGATG CAACTAAGCAGAGAATACCGTTGCCCGAGGGATATAAAATCTATGCTCATAGGAAGAAGCAACCTGACGGATCATTAAGAACGGATTACTATGTTTTT GGCTCATCAAATGCTCCCAGA TTTCGAAGTACCAGGGAATTTGAACCTCATGCTGTTTGGCTCTTCGACACTTCTAAGAGTATCTTAGATCACTCTCAG TGTGGATGCCCTTACAGTAAAGCTGGGAAAAGGATCAAAGCTCGACAATCACTTCCTGCGGCTCCCAAACGCCCATTACCATCGGCTTCCTCGTCCCCAGCTCAAATTTCAGCTAAAAGGCCTAAAACAGATGGCGATGACACGGAcagagaaaaagagaaggctgaggggaaagaaaagggaaaaaagaaagagcGGGTGGCTCCGGCATCTGAACCAAGGTTAAAGGCTGCACGGATTGTTCAAGAGACCAAGCTGAAAGACCAAGTGCATGAGCAAGAAGAACTAGGAGAAGATATTCAAGATCCAGATAATGAAGGTACCATACCTTCAATAGTACCAGATCGGGCAGCAGAATTAACCCAGAATAGAAGATTCA GGAAAGGAGAATTGGTTTGGTATAAGATAGACACTATTTTGCCGTCTGACCAACTGCCGGAGTCGAATGATGTCCGACCTTTAACGCATTGGCCCGGACTTGTAAGCAACGTTGAACTTACAGTTCGTACTGTCGACCCTCCAGCTCGCTCTTCCAAAATGGCTCAAATGATTGTCCAATTTTACGCCTATCATATTCGGCCCTTAGGCATTTTTAGTCCCTACGATGAAGTAATTATGGATCCAAAGGACATGATACCTTGGTTAGGTGGCGATCAGCTCAACGGTGGCCCCAGAGCTTATGATGCAGTGGGGCAACAAGCAATGCATGCATTAAGGCAACATGCGCAGAAGCAGGcagaggagatgaagaagcaAGGGAAAGGTCcgaaggagatggagatgattCTCAAAGAGCCGCCTGGCTGGCGTACGAGGTGGGGCAAAAAAATTAAGTTCTCAGAGATGAAGGATTGGGATATGGTTGTCACGAAGTTTGCATTTGCCCTGAGAGTTGCTGGG ATCATCGGCAAGTGCTGGACCTTGACAGATAGAATTGAACCATTAGAGGACGACCCAGACCTGTCGGATGAAGATCTGAAGGCATTGAAAGctgggaagaagatttTCTACCAG GGCTTATTTTGGGGTGGAGAACGTATATGGCTCGAGGACATGGTGAGGCTAAAGGCCAATCGAAAGATCTACGCCCAAAACCAAAACTTCCCTCCCCCATCTGAAGGAGCTTTTGAACGTGCTGTCACATTGCGGATCAG TAAAATCGAGATAGAAAGAAATTCTAATTCTCGTTCAGTTACCTTCAACTGCATGCTTTACGGTGATCTCTACGAGATTGCCAAACTCAGTGAAGACGAAATGACGGACCCAGAAAGCGGATATTTGAATGTGCTAACAGGGGACGAAGGTTCAGGGCAAATACCTGCTGTGTTTGGGTACCATGCGCCTGAAGGGTATGCTTATAGGCAACTCAATCCAGAAGATAGTGAGACGATGTGTGAAATTTCTG ACCTAGCCGGTCGTATACATCCCGATTTTCTCGATGCGGACAAGCAAAATTGGTATATGGATCCTAAAAGACGCGAGGAAACAGCAGGAAGACTTGAACCGAATAATCACCCGTATGCTATCATGGGGTTAAGACCAGGATCCGAAGCGGCGTGTCATGGTACTATGACATGGAAAC GCGATTTGATTCAGATTGTGCAGGATTCGTCGTTGAGAGTTGAGGAGGACATGATGTTTTTCTACGTTAAATCGATAAGAGAAGTGTTGGGACTACCAGTGCCTGGGAAAGGATCCAAGGAAACTGGGGACAAGGAAGTTGGCGTCGGAGAAAACGATACGAAATCAGCGTCATAA
- a CDS encoding mitochondrial 60S ribosomal protein l38 (yml38), putative (Similar to TIGR gene model, INSD accession AAW42418.1) produces MIGLKGILNVIDNTGALKVECINVLKVKTRLKSTGFATVGDEIVCVVNKARPIPANEVVKNPNASSNIQKIRKGDIRRAVVVRVKKTTQRPDGSVVRFDDSAAVLLNNKGEMLGTRIVGPVASELRKIKGGAGTGGKWEKIVMLAPKVV; encoded by the exons ATGATTGGATTAAAGGGTATCCTCAAT GTTATTGACAACACCGGAGCACTTAAGGTGGAATGTATCAATGTCTTGAAAGTCAAGACAAGACTAAAGTCCACTGGTTTTGCCACCGTTG GGGATGAGATTGTTTGTGTCGTTAACAAAGCTCGTCCGATCCCCGCCAACGAAGTCGTCAAGAATCCCAATGCCTCTTCCAACATTCAAAAAATCCGCAAGGGCGATATACGACGAGCAGTCGTTGTGCGCGTTAAGAAGACCACTCAACGGCCAGATGGAAGCGTGGTCAGATTCGACGACAGTGCTGCGGTTTTGTTGAACAACAAGGGTGAAATGTTGGGCACAAGGATTGTCGGGCCCGTAGCGAGCGAGTTGAGAAAGATTAAGGGTGGAGCGGGGACCGGTGGGAAGTGGGAGAAAATTGTTATGCTGGCACCCAAA GTTGTTTAA
- a CDS encoding d-arabinitol 2-dehydrogenase, putative (Similar to TIGR gene model, INSD accession AAW42422.1), whose product MSFIRSNLFKATASPLRRSAFATTPLRAFTRSALVSNKKDDGYEEHRVEVEPKIAAVDESITFEHPDKWADKHPGHDMQQGDFGRHTKRTLASFSMDGKVCLVTGAARGLGNMMARTFVESGANAIVLVDLKQEDAERAAKELADWFVENGEAKKGEIEAIGLGCDVSNEASVKQVFDTVKERFGRLDAVVTAAGIVENFVAHEYPTEKIKKLLDINVMGTWYCALEAAKLMPEGGSITLVASMSGSIVNVPQPQTPYNFSKAAVRHMARSLAVEWALKGIRVNALSPGYVLTNLTKVILDANPVLRDEWLHRIPMGRMADPSDLKGAIVYLASDSSKYTTGAEIIIDGGYTCL is encoded by the exons ATGTCCTTCATCCGTTCTAACCTTTTCAAGGCCACTGCCAGTCCTCTCAGGCGATCTGCTTTTGCTACCACCCCGCTTCGAGCCTTCACCAGGTCTGCTCTTGTCAGCAACAAGAAGGACGATGGTTACGAGGAGCATCGAGTCGAGGTTGAGCCCAAGATCGCTGCTGTCGACGAGAGTATCACGTTTGAGCACCCCGAT AAATGGGCAGACAAGCATCCCGGCCACGATATGCAGCAAGGTGATTTTGGTCGACACACCAAGCGAACTCTTGCATCTTTTTCTATGGATGGCAAGGTCTGCCTTGTCACTGGTGCAGCTCGAGGTCTTGGTAACATGATGGCCAGGACTTTCGTCGAATC CGGCGCGAACGCCATTGTCCTAGTCGATCTCAAGCAGGAGGATGCTGAGCGAGCAGCCAAGGAGCTCGCTGACTGGTTTG TCGAGAACGGTGAAGCCAAGAAGGGCGAAATTGAGGCTATTGGTCTCGGCTGCGACGTTTCCAACGAAGCCTCTGTCAAACAGGTCTTTGACACCGTCAAGGAGAGATTCGGTCGACTTGACGCTGTCGTGACTGCTGCCGGTATTGTCGAAAACTTCGTTGCTCACGAGTACCCCACTGAAAAGATCAAGAAATTGTTGGACATCAATGTTATGGGCACTTGGTACTGCGCTCTTGAGGCTGCCAAGCTCATGCCTGAAGGTGGTTCCATTACCCTCGTCGCGTCCATGAGTGGCAGC ATTGTTAACGTCCCTCAACCCCAAACCCCTTATAACTTTTCCA AGGCCGCTGTGCGACACATGGCTCGATCCCTCGCTGTCGAATGGGCTCTCAAGGGTATCCG TGTCAACGCTCTTAGTCCCGGCTACGTCCTCACCAACTTGACCAAGGTCATTCTCGACGCCAATCCGGTTCTCCGTGACGAGTGGCTCCATCGTATCCCCATGGGTCGAATGGCCGACCCTTCTGACCTCAAGGGTGCTATCGTCTATCTTGCTTCTGACAGCTCCAAATACACCACTGGTGCTGAGATTATCATTGACGGTGGTTACACTTGCTTGTAA
- a CDS encoding protein disulfide isomerase, putative (Similar to TIGR gene model, INSD accession AAW42424.1) — MKLTWSAIITAALLPLSAYAGMYGQPVLHLNSKTFKSVMANEHAAMVAFVAPWCGHCKNLGPEYTAAAQSLSPLIPFYAVDCDDASNRGLCAEYGVQGYPTIKGFPKAGKGAAKEYNGERKRGALVEYAKGLVPERVKKLRVQGDIQSDVQSFLEEKSELPHVLLVHPSSPSIPFLWKVLAHRFSNKLHFGYIRDTTSHNVLSLLGIYDPADTTRDSTRVVAWSPGPQSGELVEYDGILKFNALLEWLQTTFPSAAPSNTKQQPVKAPQSTVKSNDKKQEQISTQSQNDAAARRAKLEEIERRDRVRREKAAEAASAQAMVTVPEPEIEKEATPVEDAADAAPAQVVEDTSLPAEEVEPKPMPEEAPEDEAAAGDVEVEKTEVVHEEL; from the exons ATGAAGCTCACCTGGTCCGCAATAATAACAGCAGCGCTGTTACCTCTTTCCGCCTATGCAGGCATGTATGGCCAGCCTGTTCTTCATCTCAACTCCAAAACATTCAAGTCCGTCATGGCCAATGAACATGCGGCG ATGGTCGCCTTTGTGGCACCATGGTGTGGGCACTGTAAAAATCTCGGACCCGAATATACCGCTGCTGCCCAATCTCTTTCGCCTCTGATCCCGTTCTATGCTGTTGACTGTGACGACGCGTCCAACCGTGGGCTTTGTGCCGAATATGGCGTTCAAGGATATCCAACTATTAAAGGCTTCCCCAAGGCTGGGAAAGGAGCTGCTAAGGAATACAATGGtgaaaggaagaggggtGCATTAGTGGAATACGCGAAGGGGTTGGTTCCCGAGAGAGTCAAGAAGTTGAGAGTTCAGGGAGACATTCAGTCTGATGTGCAAAGTTTTTTAGAGGAG AAATCTGAGCTCCCGCATGTCCTTCTTGTTCACCCCTCGTCGCCTTCTATCCCTTTTCTATGGAAGGTTCTCGCTCACCGTTTTTCCAACAAG CTCCATTTCGGATACATAAGAGATACTACGTCACATAATGTTCTTTCATTGCTCGGCATCTACGACCCGGCAGACACTACTCGTGACAGTACACGAGTCGTGGCTTGGTCTCCTGGTCCTCAAAGCGGGGAACTTGTAGAATATGATG GCATTCTTAAATTCAACGCCCTCCTCGAGTGGCTCCAAACCACCTTTCCATCCGCCGCTCCTTCTAACACTAAGCAACAACCTGTCAAAGCTCCTCAGTCAACCGTCAAATCGAACGATAAGAAGCAGGAGCAAATTTCTACACAATCTCAAAATGATGCCGCTGCCAGGAGGGCCAAGTTGGAAGAGATAGAAAGGAGGGACAGGGTCAGAAGGGAGAAGGCGGCTGAAGCTGCAAGTGCTCAAGCGATGGTCACTGTGCCGGAACCCGAGATAGAAAAGGAGGCTACTCCTGTGGAGGACGCGGCGGACGCTGCCCCTGCGCAAGTGGTAGAAGACACCTCTTTGCCAGCTGAAGAAGTGGAACCAAAACCTATGCCTGAGGAAGCGCCCGAGGATGAAGCGGCAGCGGGCGATGTGGAGGTTGAGAAAACTGAAGTGGTTCATGAGGAATTATAA